One Glycine max cultivar Williams 82 chromosome 8, Glycine_max_v4.0, whole genome shotgun sequence genomic window, CACCTGTGAAATGCGATgcataacatgaaaaaaaaaattcaaaatcgtATTTTGTAATTTCAAGAAGTTGTATCTAAAACAAAACTCATTatcaattaatgatttttttactcTCGTCCTCATTAagaattttagtttctataattaaattataagatttcaaaatttaaatattatgaattgATTGGACAATATacgtaaattattataaagttctttataatttatatgctCGTTtcacatgtataaaaaaatcagaatttaatttccaaaatgctataataaatatttttgaatacttaatttcaaaacatctatatattgtcaaatatgtttcaattttttttttacagaaacacGGAATGAGTGTAAAGAGGGAAAAAAGCTGTGCAAAAATAATTACCTAgtctaattttaaaacaatatacaAGAGAAAAAAGTGGTGACCAAAAATCAGTAATAcgttaaattaatcatttttaaatttaaacatctaATGGTATCAACGGTAAACAGACGAAAGaactcaaacaaaattatttaaaaacaaaagactaaaataaaacttttaaaacttaaaaatacaaaaataagaaaacaataaaCCATAAAAACTCAAAAGTAACATTTAGCCTAAAACGAATGGAGGAGGCTTTATCCATACGTTTTTCTCTTGTATAAAATGAAGACTCGCATATCTTGTATTcggaatttttgttttgaaatgaGTAATGTAATGGTATACCATTAACCTGAGAATTTGGTAAcattatttgtaaatattacacttctataacatttaatttgaatgcaaatTCATAATCAAATAAATCGCGTAAAGGATAAGGATGAGTATTTTCAAGGTGATTTGCTGCCTTTATTGAAACACTCGTGAAGATGAGAAAATTTTACAAATGAAACACGCCTAAAACAATCCTAACccgaaattattaaaaaaaaaagtggtgaTTAAAATCTAACCTATACTAAAATGAGCagaagatattattattatttttttgtgggtgggtgggTAGGGGTAACTGAAACGACAATTTAAGTTGACGCACTTTACACATGAAACCCATTCTTCTAGGTAAACACCTCATTTAGAAACCCCAGACTCCAACGACTTGAATAACAACAGCAACGCTACCTTGTTTGGAAAATAAGTAATGAGATAAAGCAAGGTCAATCACCAAATGTGAACAACATTCTTGGCACAACTGGTACGTCTTCCTAACTGGTTTGAGTTGAAGAGGCAGTCACTGATTGACCATCATCAGGTTTAACTACATTACCAATGGGGCCATGACCATGAGAGACTAAACTATCTCTATCTGCAACAACTTCCTTGTTATTCTCATCTAAGCGGACAACTAGAGCAAAGCTCTTCGACATCTGCTTCATGAAATCACCGGTAGTGTTAGCAGAACTTCTATGCTCATTTTCTCCAACTAATCCAGTAGCCACCATGCTGCTTTGCTGCCTTGCCTTCCGTTCTTGCATAGCCTTCTGCCGGTcttcataaaaatcaaaatcatccaGGATGGACACATCAGTttcatagtttttaaaaatggtCAACATTTCAACCCCCTGTCCCAACTTCACCTGTAATGTTTAAATTTCAGAAAGGAGCAAAAAATCAGTAGGATGCAATCATGCAACTTTTAATAGCAcataataaaaacaagaattatatgaaaaataattagaagacAAATCAGGTGAGCAAAAAGTAAACTTGGTAGATGACCCAAACAAAGTTCAAACAAATGGAATTCCAAACACCAagaacaggaaaaaaaataacttttaggtTGTCTAAAAGTTTGAGAAGGTTTCTCAAGGCAACAGgcagttcaacattcaattgtCAGAAGTCTTCTCATTGACACATTGCAATAATCATTTCCATTTGTCATCCTCCCAAATCTGACATGCTAGGAAACTAGAGTAAAAACTGTTAAAAAGCATGATTCATAAATTCATATACAGTGAAAGACCCAACGATTCCTACCTCCTGAGTATCTCGACTGTTTGTCACAGGCTTGTTATCATTATTTTCAAGAATAATGTGACGAAACTGACTATTTGGAACATCTTTAATTATGTGCCACTTCAAGGGAAACTGCCCACTCCACTTATCTTGCTGCCAGAAGTCCACACTCTTGTCAAAATTGACAGGTCCAACCATTTCAGCTACCCCACAGAACTGAGCACTAGCATTTACCTGGAAATAGTTGCAGCAAATTTTTTCATGGTAGTCATGTGTTAGAGAAACATGAtagcaagaaaataaagaaaattaaaaactataaaaattaattttagtactGGACTAATTTTAAACCTAATATCAGCCTTGGGAGATGTCAAATGCCGTACCCAATCATATTATAGCTAAAGCAATAAAATGCCATCAATATAGGGACAATAACTAAACCCATTGAATCTTTTTTGGAGTTTTTTTTATGGGAAACAActacttttttttcaaaagctaaCTTAAGAAACTGCAAAGGAAGACGGTTATTTCTCCAAAAAAGCTCTCAATGTTTTTAACAGAAAtgaaatacacacacacacacaaaaaaaaaaaaactctgaaCCAAGGTTTGCTGCAAACACAGGACAACAGAAATATATAGTCACTACAGGAAGAAAATCGTAGCACAATATTTGTGCTTAAAAAAGATACAAATATCAGATGATTAccgaaaaaaagagaaatataggACAGGCATCTTGCTTCTCCATTGCTTGGCGATATGCATCATCTAACTTTCTGTTTCCATTTGGTGTACTAGCCCAGACACCATATTTAATGCTCTTGTGAACATTATCTTCACTGTAAGATTTGATGACAAAAAATTTGGCATCCTTGTAATCTGTGGCAAAATCTGACCGATTGAGTGATTCATTTTGGAACTTGGCAGTAGATGCACTATTTTTACTACTATCCACAGAATTATTTTCagttgaaatttgatttttcaacTTCGAGGCCCTTGGTCCTCGGTTCTGCTCACTAAGGATATCAAGAGTACCATTACAGTTGCAAAGAGAAGCAGTTGGTCTCCCTTGCCGCCTGCTATTTTCAAGAGAAGCAAAACTCCTATCATTAAGATTGGAAATGGAAGTGCCTCCAAAGCTAGAACCCTGGTTAGGCAGGTATCCTCTACCATAGGAGTTTGAACCAGATCCAAACCCATACAATGATTGCTGTTGATGAGAAGCCTGCATAGAACAGGATAGTCAGCACTATGCAACAGCATATAAATTTGTGTTGTTCTCTGGCAACTTCTACAGTTTCACATTGTTGCCATGCATGGATGATAAGCAATGGTTCATTTAAGACCACAATTCAGAAATTTCTTTGgaataaattaatatcaatttttggaTCATTGGACTTgagatctcttttttttttttaaaaaaaaaagaactgaaaatctatttttatccataatttcattcaaattcactaaaaaaattcctttttttCTGCATAGGTACAAGCATTGCCAGTCAAACTGCTTTCCAACCAATAAAATCTGGATTCTGATGAATGCCAATGATGCCCAAGGTACTATTGGATTTATATATAAGCAGACAAGGGCAAATTAAGTTATCATGCATATAAGTTTGTTAGATATAGAGGGATGTTTCTGTTAGCCTTATCATTTTAGTAGTTCTGTATCTTTAGTTTTATGTGTTAGtatttcatataattttgtGCAGCTGTAAGCTTGTAAAACAAGCTCTAAATAGCTTAATAAAATTCAGACAGATGTCAAAATAAGACGAGAACTCCAAAATAAGGTAACAGAGCTAGGGGGGATAAATCCTAACTCCAATCTTTACCATCGTTGTATAGTCCGAGtatatttgtaaatattaagatattttttaggcttaaatatgaaTATAGTCTGTATAAGTTTGGGATTTCTCAATTCTGGTCCTTGaaagttttttcttcattttttagtcCCCGTAAGTTTGGGCTTTCTCAATTTTGGTCCCTATATTGTGAacttatagggactaaaaataaaaaaaaataaaagaaaaagaatcttAAAGGGgctaaaattgaaaaagcacAAACTTATGTgaacaaaaaatgaacaaaaaaattacaggaacaaaaattgaaaaggcACAAACTTTACCGGgattaaaaatgaacaaaaaaacttataggaaccaaaattgaaaaagtgCGAACTTACATagactaaattaatatttaagcctTCTTTTTATTTCCTACTTTCCCTATTTCCTTCTTTAATAAGTTTAGCCTAGAAAAAGGAATTAGAGCTTGTATTGCAAACACAATATATTCAGTTTTCTTCTTTCATGTTGGTATCAAAGCTCCCAATCTCAGGGGCTCTACTTTCACTGCTACTGCTTAGCTATTGCCTGAAGCAACATATTGGGCTGGCAACTACACAAGAAGAGGGCCTCCTCGCCACCAGCACGTCTTCAAAGAATCTCAATCATCCACCACTATATGCACAGTCACACATTTCCCCAATCTTCAATGCATGTAAGCCACACCCCCCCCCCTCCAGAGTGCCCATTCGCCAACACCACCACAAAAAGGGTCGTTGACAACCTCTCTTCCAACTTAAGGGGTTAGTTTCCTCATACCTTCATCTCATTTGGTGGCTATTTTCAGgcactatttttctttctttgaacaGAATGTCACCACTGTCCCACTATTGTCATAGCTAAAGAGAAGAGTGATAAACACCCAAGCACATAGGGAACCCTCCCTTAAAAGTTGGCTTTCAGGGGGAAACCAAGCCGTTTCAGTACTCCACTGAACATCCCATACTACTCGCTATGGGAGTTAGGCATCCCATAACAGCCAAGTCCCTACCATAAATTGAAAAGCACCCATGCACTTGGGGAACCTTCCCTTAAAAGCAAGCTATGAAGGGGGTAGAACCAAGTCGCTTAAGTGCTCTACCAAGCATCCCATATTACTTAATGTAAGACTTGGGCACTCTATGATAGGAACATATAGCATCGCCCTTAAGAGTCGTCGTGCCAATGACTGCACTCTACGACACTTCACTCATCCTTTCTGGTCAACCCCTCAATAGGTAGCCTTTTTTAAAGTCCTTGAACGCATGGGAGGACACGGGGTAGCTTCCCAAAATTGCGGCAGAAGATACACCGTCCCTCAATCAAAAAAAGGACCTGGAAAAAGGTGTTTCCTTTCTATCATCAAGCAAACCTAGAAGCTTCGGTAGCTTCCCACAATTGGCTTCAACTCACTTTTTAGCTAACCTGGATGAGCCAAATTGGCTCACTTTGACAGCTCACAACCTATTAGCTAGTCTGGTTAAAATAGTTGCTCAAAAGATTCCATTTTGGAGATGCTGGACAAATGACCCCCTGTGCGTGATATTACCTTGAAACCAATCATGCATGAAAAAAGCAAACATATTGAAATCTATTGACATTTTATAAGTGACAAAATCCATTTAGATGACATTGTCACAACTTTTGTCAACTCAAATGACCAGCTTGTAGACATCCTCATAAATCATTTGGAGAacattatttttacaataagcTTGGatcatatgatatatatatacatacatacactcCAACTAGAGAGGTAGTGttagacatataaggatgattCAGTTAGTCATATTATTTTCTGCATCTTTAgcttaatgtgtttttttttacagcagTAAAACAAGCTCTTTACTATTGAAATTGAGAGTGTTTTAACAAGACACATTATATTATTCTTCATTTTTGGGTTTATCTCTTTTGTTTAAGAGctataaaattacttattagAAAATGAAACATATTGTGTGTTTATGCTCAAGTTATAGAACAAACCATTCCAACACTAGGCCCAAATGACCCAAGTGAGCCCATTGGCTGTGGAGAAACAGATGGCGATAGGGGCATCAAAGATCTCTGTCTTTCTGATGGTTTTGAGCAGTCTGACCAGATTCCACCAGATCTTGATCCTTCAAATCCTTGTTGGGATTCATGAAAGCCAAAGGAACCAGGCGCTACAGGAAAGTTGCCTCTACCAAAAGATCCCACTGATGGATAGCCCGCTCTTGGTCCAAAAAACATGTTATCAACTTGTTGGTCAATACCTACCAGGTTGGTGAGTTCTGGCTGTGAAACTGGAGTAGGGGAATTAAGATATGGTAAGCTAGGAGGAACCAGCTGATGATAATAAGGTGGCCCAGTGTATGGAAATTGCTGAGGGGAGTATAACTGTGTGTCTACACCTACAGAAGGCAAAGGTGTGGTAACTGGGGAATATGGTCCATAAGGCACTTGTGGGTTGAAGCCATACCCAGAATGGAAAATAAGAGATGGATTTTCATTGTAAACACcctaaaaaagtttaaaagaaCATATATTACGTCAAACATTACAAACAGAAACTGtgcataaaaaagaaagagatgtCAAATTCTCACAGGAGATCCAATGTCTAAACCCTCAGAATTGACATATGAAGAATATTCATCCCATTCACCATTGCCATTGTCAAAACCTGAAGTCAGACTTgccaaaaattagaaaatagcaATATAAACACCAATTACCAAACAAGCATTGCACAACAAAGCACACTTTCAAGATGAGCACCAAAAGACAATTGAGAGTCCAATTGTCAATGTCCGCTTTGcaatttgaaaaattctctGATAATAATATGTGGTGCTGGTTTAAGGGGGGAAAAATAATTGGACAGAAGTGTCCAAAAGCATGTTACTAAATCATGTAcataaaagaacaaaatcccTACATTCATATCAAAggtgttaaaaatttatttaatgtctCACACACTTTTGAAAACTCATACTGattatcaaaacaaacaaacttcTTCAAGtccaaaaacattaaatatttaacgaTCTGCATAGATTTCTAGAGTTGTGTGCCATGAAAAATTTGCATAAAGATGGATAACAATGAAAGCAATATGACTGCTAGTGTAAGAAGAACGCTGAATaggttaaaaaagaataaataactcGGGAAAATGTTACATTAAAATCATGTGTTTCAAAATGATATTACCGTTTCagtaatttatttcaaaatgtgaAGAACAGTAACACAAACGTGAGGAAGTTAACATTGACAATAGCATTGCCCACATatatgaaaaacttaaaagCCATGTATAGTTGAAGTTCCAAGGTGGTCGATCAACTTAATAAAAGAGTTAGAATtctttcaaagaataaaaaaagacttgcagaaatgaagaaataaagatTAACCTCTATAGTAGAAAGCCTGGGCTTGGGGAGCATACACATTAGGAGGATACAGAGGACAATCTCCAACTGAACCTAAAGATCCTGATTGACTTGTGGTCTCCCTTGAATGACCTATAGTTGTTGTACCCTGAGAAGAGTTCAAAGGTATTGAACTTTCAGGTATTGATAAATGAAACtgaaaaatatgacataacatATGCAGGGGGGATATCTAGTGAGAGGACTACTTTTATATGAGAGCAAGAGAACCACTACCTGCTCCTTCAAGTTATCTGGTTCGGCCGGTATCTCTTCTGCATGCATGATCAATAAGCTCAATTGACAGTATGATCTTCGAAAAACAGGCAGTAGCAGTACAAATTATTGAGCAACCAAAGCTAAATTTGGAGATAGCAAATCCAGACGTGCAAACAAATGCACACATGATTAAAAGAAAGAACGTGAATATACTTTGAAATGGAAAGCGGGCAAGGGCGCAGTAAAACAGTATTGCTGGAAGCATAAAATGAAGTGTAATAGATCCcacatacaaaaataaaatgaattaccCTTCAGGATGATAATTTAAGCCATAATTATGAAATCAAAAAACGGGGAAGCTTGACTTAAACCACCACCCACACACACTATAAACGCTTGAGACCACGATGATCCATCCCATCAGGGATGGTGTCATAATCATTCATTACACAGAAAATCCAAATAACCAGATCACACCACCAATTCTTGTCTTACCCAGATGCAAGGTTTAAGAAAGTAACGGACATCGAACATCAAcgacaaacaaaacaagatttatttttttaatattgaatggTAAAATTAATCATTGACTTCGTCGAGAGAGAAAATTGGGAAGGTCAAAATtggatgaaataataataataataataataataataataataataacaataacaaacaGAAGAAAGGAGTTGAACGGTACCGGTGGTACGATCCGGACCCTGCGGTGGTTGGGTTGCCGCCATGAATCTGAAGAGGAAACCCGCACAGCATAAGAATGAAGAATCTCACCAAATTGCAAATTACGAACGAAACAGTACCTATCTATTCATCTAGTGGTCTACTACCTCGTTCTCGTTCTAattaaatgtaaattatttCAGTCTGTGATTGTGTTCAATAAAATTGCTTATAATTAGGGGGGAGGTTGCGGAttgcataaagaaaaaaatatattagtcgGTTAATGAAACAAGtcatttaatctaattttatatattttcataaattaacatctatttttttagaaCGGGATCCAAtcgaattaaaaataaattagattttgtgtcgaaaagaaaatgaattagaTTTTGCAGATGCattcaattaagatttaaaagaattttagaagttttttttagtaaaaaaatataaagatattaattaaaatgtttaagtaataaaaataagttttgtgATATTTAACCAAAATTAGGATTTGGtgagaaatttaataaaatatgttattatttaattcaaattttttgtaacttaaataaattttttaatattcaaaagtatataattttcaaaatatacaagTATTCATGTTACACATAGATATtgtgatatataatttttataaaattgatatgaTTGATGATTAAAGGAGAATGAGTCTATTATACTTGTAAATATGatagaaaaaattgatttattaagtaataagtttaatttattttttttgtataggaTAGatctttatcaataattttagatgttttttaaaaaatcacaaaattcttttaaatcttaaaaatcgaTAATGtcattttaaatcttataaattcatattttataaatctattaaaatcTGAATTATAAAATCCTAAtcataaaatcttttaaaaaaaatcttaaaaagtcattagtatatatattttttatcaatgggAAATAAAGAAGGCAAGGAGAGCTAAACTCAAGAAAAACATCCTAAGAGCATCAACCAACGACATAGGGGATAAAGAAATTGGACAAGGAACCAAAGTAGACATAGGTTCTGTAGAGGATGAACCCTTCTTCGAAAGCCAATTTGCACAAATGTTGGCTTCCCTATAAACATGATGAAATGATAGTCGCCACTTCTTTGTCTTGAAAGTACAGATACTGTTGATAATGGGTGTATACGAATGATGGGTTGTAACACCCTCTGCAACTAATTGAAGGGCCAACAACGAATGAGACTCACTCTACACTCTTGTAGCCAGAGTTCCAAGCAAGAGAGAGGCCATGAAACAAGACATGTAATTCTGCATTAAGAGAGGTTGCAAAACCACAACTACCCAAAAAACTTGAGAGCCATTGACCAAGGTTGTCACAAAGGATTTCGCTGAAACCCGCCTTCCCTGGGTTGCCTAGCGAACTGCCATCCACGTCCAACTTGATTGAGTTCTCAGCTAGTGAGGACCTAGATACTGCAAGCGGTTGCTTTTGAGCCTTTGGATTGGGGGGAGGAGAGAAAGCAATATCATAtgttgtttttgcttgatttatAATGAACCAAGGCTGCCATTTCTTATCCTTGAAGATCTTCATATCCTGCGCACACTAAATGAACCAACACGCACACGCAAAAAGACCACCACGAGGAAGATTCATCTAGGTCGTGATCCAATCCATTGCGTCATTACTTTGGAAGCTTGCGTGTGATGAAAACTAGAATATTCCAGACCATCTTTGAATTGGGACAGTCGCGCAACAAATGAGGAAGACTTTCCTTCTCTATGCCGCACTTGTGACAAGAAAAATGAAGACAAAGGTGTCGTTGAAAACATACTCGATTAGTTAAAGGTTGTCCTCAAAGACAAGCCATAAGAAGTGTTTGACAATTTTGGGTAATTGGCTCTTCCAAGTTGATTTCCATTCCCTCGTAGAAGTATTATGAAGAGTGGGCTCGGTAGTAATCCACGCATAAGATGAGGTTGTGGTGTCCATCGGTTGGAGAAGGGTTccaaataacaacatcatccaACTGGTCATCTAGAACAATGCTCAGTAACTTATTCTTAATATCATTGGACAAAGGAGTTGCTAACATGTTGAAATGCCAACCTCCTTGAAAGAAAACATCCTTAACTAGTAGCTAAGTGTCAAAAATATGAACATAATCTAGCACCTAACTAAGAGCACCATCCTCTATGAATTTGTCAAAGAACAAGGGCACCTCCCCTTTCCCAGACGGATACGAAATCCATCTCGAATTTCATTTAAAGCCTTCACTATGGAAGCCCAAGTGTAAGAAGCACCCTCAACATCAATAATATGTACGAAGTGAGTGTGTTGGAGATATTTATTTCCCACCATTTGAACCCATAATGTATGGGGTTCATGCAAAACAACCCAAACTTTCTTCCCCAACATGGCAATGTTAACCTCTCTTACTCTATGAATACCTAAGCCACCcttttttttgggttttttttttttttccccccccccccaaggggggggggggccccccccccccccccccccccccccccccccccccaaatgaAATTTTGAACAATTGTATCAATCTTGTTACACACACCCTCCGAATACCAGATGTTTTGCATTGTGTAAATTGGAATAGCTGAGTACTGAACGGGCGAGAGTGACTTTACCAACCCTATTCAAAAGGTGGCTTTCCAACCAGCCAACTAGTTATTTATATGGTCCACGATGAAGGAAAAATCAACCTATTTAATCATACCAGAAAAAATAGGAAATCCCAAGTACTTCCGCATATTAGTAGTTtgcataaatttcataatggaAAAGAATTTTGCTAACTTCCTATGAGGAATATTTTTCGAGCCCATGAAAAAGGACTTGTGGGAATTAACTTTCAAACCCGAGGAGAGACAAAATTGCTGGAGAGTATCCTTCACCATTTTGGCTTGAGAACATGAAGCCTTGACAACAATTAGATAATCATCAGCAAAAAATAGATCAGAGATAATTGAGCCGTTTCTAGCCATTTTAACTAGTTGCTAGGTTCCTTCATTGACCTTTTCTTGGATCATGATTACTAGCTTTTTCATGCATAACaataagagataaaaagaaagagggtcTCTCTGTCTCAAGTCCCTTTGAGAAGAAAAGCTATTTATCCCTAATAGATGTGATACAATTCATAATCAATTGAACTACTTACTAGGGGAACCCAAACTCCTCCAAAGTCAACTTCAAAAATTCCCAATTAACCATGTCATAAGCCTTTTCAAAGTCAATCTTGAACATAAGGACAACATACTTTCCCTTCTTTTTGTGCATGTGATAAACTATCTCCTAGGCAATCATAGCATTATCATTTGTCCCCTTATTAGGAATGAAACTACTTTAAAGGGGGCCAATGATGGTGTCCAAGTGAGGCCTGATTCTGTTTACAAGAActttagaaataaatttgaaaagaacattGCACAGACTAATAAGCCTAAAGTCCTTGAGGGAAGTAGGATTATCTCCCTTATGAATTAGAACAATTAGAGTTTTGGCCAATTTGGGAGGAATTACATTAGTGTTGAAAGCTTCTTGGACTAAAGTGCAAACTTCATGACTCACTACTGGCCAATATGATTTGTAAAAGATTGGTTGAAAACCATCTGGTtagtgagggatcccaaggtgtatTCTAGGCTcgtgaggactggatgtaggcacgggaagtgcctaaaccagtataaatcaagtttgcaattctcttttcccttatctcatttattttattacaactgATTttatcttgcatgtttaaaaatcattgattaatttaattactgcttcttctgcattttgagtcgatcatatatcatttaaaaaggagattaaaacttgttagttggagaatttttaaaacttaattgtcCTTCTTCTTATGTTATTGatgccacttgtccaacataaGTGCCATATTTTTCTTGATTTCGCTTTCAGAAGAGATTTTGTCCTCACATGCCACTACAGTTGGAGTACCCAAAGTTGTGggatttttttcctctttcatattaaattttttattgtcacCAGTTACCTTTTCTCCattatgattctttttgtttgtaTTGCTCCATGGTTTCCTCTTTACCACAATTCAATCCCCATGTAATGGAGGAACATTCCAATCCCTATGGACATCATTGGCATTGATTGTGGGATTCAAAACATTCCAATAATTGGTAACATCCCCATCATTGTTTAAGTTGGCATTAATTACGATGGAGGAACCTTTTCCTTGGTTGTTCTGAGGGGGAGCACATCATCTGAAGGAGAGATTTATCTTAAATCTTTAAgctcttattcttttcttattcatctattatatatgtaatatgAGTCTGATGAATAAAATGAGAGTTTTCTAATGAAAAGACTTTATCTCAAAGTCTTATCATGCTTGATATTTGTTTGACAtcataaaaaagagagagattgttaagtcaaaagacatttGTGTCTTAAAGGCAAACCAAGACTCctgattattttgattagatgcaaataaatacaaatgataaaagttgtGTTTGATATGATATCAGATCATGATTTATCTCTGTGGTCTGAAATTTTCAAACGATGCACTCATAAGACGATCTGATATAGCATTTAAGTAGCGTATTTAAGACCTTTATTTAATACTCTATGTTTGAGCACATATCATGCAAAAAACATTATCCTAGGATCTCTCAaagtcctatgaagaataaaggAAACCCAAAATCTGGAAGACATTGATCCTCATCAAAAGGTGCACTTTGTTGTTGTAAACCTATTATGATGAAAGAAGTGACTTTCTTACTGAAGTACAAAACACATTATCCTATCAACATGGACTTTGCATGAAGAAGGGACATGCATTTAATGTAAGCATTAAATGCTGCAACGGACTCAAGACATCAGACGACGAACACAGTGAGGAATCCAACCGTTGAAAGACAATGCATACTTGGAGATTAATGCAATATATGGAAGAAGCTTTGATGAAATAAGATACAAATCATCTACGTGAATCATTCTTTCATGTAAAGCTTTTTGTAAATTCTTGTAAAAATCTAagagaaaagactaaaagtGCTACATGACATCATTTATTAGATGATCATACTTTAGTCAGTGAGTAACCTTCCAACAaatcttgttgatttttttagagGCAATAATAGCTtggtatgacaaagattattgGGTTTAAGTCAAGCTTGAGGTTGAGCTTGCAAGTGTAAGAGCCAAAAGTGGTAGTGaataatacttgtaactttgatTAGTGGAAACTTAATACTTGTCAAGAACTAGACGTAGCCTTGAAG contains:
- the LOC100779278 gene encoding YTH domain-containing protein ECT4 isoform X3 yields the protein MALKFFGFMAATQPPQGPDRTTEEIPAEPDNLKEQGTTTIGHSRETTSQSGSLGSVGDCPLYPPNVYAPQAQAFYYRGFDNGNGEWDEYSSYVNSEGLDIGSPGVYNENPSLIFHSGYGFNPQVPYGPYSPVTTPLPSVGVDTQLYSPQQFPYTGPPYYHQLVPPSLPYLNSPTPVSQPELTNLVGIDQQVDNMFFGPRAGYPSVGSFGRGNFPVAPGSFGFHESQQGFEGSRSGGIWSDCSKPSERQRSLMPLSPSVSPQPMGSLGSFGPSVGMASHQQQSLYGFGSGSNSYGRGYLPNQGSSFGGTSISNLNDRSFASLENSRRQGRPTASLCNCNGTLDILSEQNRGPRASKLKNQISTENNSVDSSKNSASTAKFQNESLNRSDFATDYKDAKFFVIKSYSEDNVHKSIKYGVWASTPNGNRKLDDAYRQAMEKQDACPIFLFFSVNASAQFCGVAEMVGPVNFDKSVDFWQQDKWSGQFPLKWHIIKDVPNSQFRHIILENNDNKPVTNSRDTQEVKLGQGVEMLTIFKNYETDVSILDDFDFYEDRQKAMQERKARQQSSMVATGLVGENEHRSSANTTGDFMKQMSKSFALVVRLDENNKEVVADRDSLVSHGHGPIGNVVKPDDGQSVTASSTQTS
- the LOC100779278 gene encoding YTH domain-containing protein ECT4 isoform X2, which produces MLCGFPLQIHGGNPTTAGSGSYHRSYCQLSLLIMHAEEIPAEPDNLKEQGTTTIGHSRETTSQSGSLGSVGDCPLYPPNVYAPQAQAFYYRGFDNGNGEWDEYSSYVNSEGLDIGSPGVYNENPSLIFHSGYGFNPQVPYGPYSPVTTPLPSVGVDTQLYSPQQFPYTGPPYYHQLVPPSLPYLNSPTPVSQPELTNLVGIDQQVDNMFFGPRAGYPSVGSFGRGNFPVAPGSFGFHESQQGFEGSRSGGIWSDCSKPSERQRSLMPLSPSVSPQPMGSLGSFGPSVGMASHQQQSLYGFGSGSNSYGRGYLPNQGSSFGGTSISNLNDRSFASLENSRRQGRPTASLCNCNGTLDILSEQNRGPRASKLKNQISTENNSVDSSKNSASTAKFQNESLNRSDFATDYKDAKFFVIKSYSEDNVHKSIKYGVWASTPNGNRKLDDAYRQAMEKQDACPIFLFFSVNASAQFCGVAEMVGPVNFDKSVDFWQQDKWSGQFPLKWHIIKDVPNSQFRHIILENNDNKPVTNSRDTQEVKLGQGVEMLTIFKNYETDVSILDDFDFYEDRQKAMQERKARQQSSMVATGLVGENEHRSSANTTGDFMKQMSKSFALVVRLDENNKEVVADRDSLVSHGHGPIGNVVKPDDGQSVTASSTQTS
- the LOC100779278 gene encoding YTH domain-containing protein ECT4 isoform X5 → MHAEEIPAEPDNLKEQGTTTIGHSRETTSQSGSLGSVGDCPLYPPNVYAPQAQAFYYRGFDNGNGEWDEYSSYVNSEGLDIGSPGVYNENPSLIFHSGYGFNPQVPYGPYSPVTTPLPSVGVDTQLYSPQQFPYTGPPYYHQLVPPSLPYLNSPTPVSQPELTNLVGIDQQVDNMFFGPRAGYPSVGSFGRGNFPVAPGSFGFHESQQGFEGSRSGGIWSDCSKPSERQRSLMPLSPSVSPQPMGSLGSFGPSVGMASHQQQSLYGFGSGSNSYGRGYLPNQGSSFGGTSISNLNDRSFASLENSRRQGRPTASLCNCNGTLDILSEQNRGPRASKLKNQISTENNSVDSSKNSASTAKFQNESLNRSDFATDYKDAKFFVIKSYSEDNVHKSIKYGVWASTPNGNRKLDDAYRQAMEKQDACPIFLFFSVNASAQFCGVAEMVGPVNFDKSVDFWQQDKWSGQFPLKWHIIKDVPNSQFRHIILENNDNKPVTNSRDTQEVKLGQGVEMLTIFKNYETDVSILDDFDFYEDRQKAMQERKARQQSSMVATGLVGENEHRSSANTTGDFMKQMSKSFALVVRLDENNKEVVADRDSLVSHGHGPIGNVVKPDDGQSVTASSTQTS